One Thermoanaerobaculum aquaticum genomic window, AGTGGCCGTAGCGGCGGAGCGTTGCCAGAAGAGTCCATTGGGGGTTGTGGCAGAAGAGGCCAGCCCCTCGTACGGTGATAACCTGCGTCTGCCCATGTTTTGTGGGGTGCCGGCAATGGTGGGCTGGGATTACCACCTCTGGCAAAGGGGGAAGTCGCAGGCGGAAATTCGCCTGCGGATGGCCGACTTAGACCTCATACTGCGGGGCAGCCCCCCGGAGATGGCTAAGGCTCTGGCCAACCGGTGGGATATTGACTGGCGGGCTTCCTGGCAGGAACCACCATCACCCTTGCCGGACTTTGAGCCGCTTTCGGAAACTGACGGGCGAGTGTGGGTAAGGAGCAAGAAATGAAGCGCTGGGAAAAGGTGGCGTGGTGGCTGCTGGGCCTTGCGGCTGTGGTTTCCCGATTCCTGTTCTTAGGGGAAAGGGTTCCCCACCATGACGAAGCCGTCCATGCGCACTTGGCCCGGGAGCTCCTGCTTTTAGGTAAGTACCAGTATGACCCCACCTACCACGGCCCGCTGCAGTTTTACGTCATGGCGCCGCTGATGGCGGTGTTCGGGCAAAACGACTTCGTAGTGCGGATTTGGGCAGCCGTCTGTGGTGTGGGGCTGGTCCTCGCCCCCGCGCTGCTCCGCAAACGGGTGGGCGGCTCCGGCGCTTTGGGCATGGGAGTGCTGATGCTCTTTTCGCCAACGCTCACCTATTACTCGCGCTTTGCCCGAGAGGATGCGCCGGTGATTTTCTTTACCTTTGCTGCTGCGGCCCTCCTTTTGGCGGGCCAGCGACACAGGCGCTATGCGCTGTTCCCCGTTGCGGTTTTGGCGGCGCTCCACCTGGCCTCCAAGGAAACCTTTTACGTTTACCTTGTGGTGTTGGCCGTGGCCTGGTGCGCCACGTGGATCAGGCGACCAAGTTACGCTTGGACCACGCTCCAGCCATGGCTCAAGCAGAATCAAACTAACCTCTTAGCTGCTTTTTTCCTCTTCCTCGCGGTAACACTCACACTTTACACTTTTTTCTTCCGCCATCCTGAAGACATCCTTTTTCCCGTTAAGGCGGTGGTTTACTGGTGGGGTCAGCATGCCCAGGAGCGGGTTGCCGGACCGGCTTGGTACTACCTGCCGCGGCTGGCCCTTTACGAGTTTGCCATCCTAGGTTTAGCTGCGGGCTTTTACTGGCAGCGGCGGCGAAGGATTTCGGCAACGTGGCGTTTTTTCTTCTTTTGGGGTTTGGTTTCGCTGGCCATGTACGCGTACTTGGGAGAGAAGGTCCCGTGGCTCGCGTTGCATCAAATCCTCCCATTTCTGCCCCCGGCTGGAATCGCGTTGGGCCGGCTGGTGAGCAGGGGTGCGTGGCGTGCCCGAATGGGGGTTCTGGTTTTGTTTGCCGCCACCGCCTGGAACACCGTCCAGGCTTGCTTCGTCAACTCGGCCATTGAGCCTAGCACCGGAAAAGCCGAGCTTTTGGTGTACGTGCAAACCGTGCCGTCTTTCAAAGCCATCATTGAAGAGGGCAAGCAATTGGCGGCGCAAAGCGGGGATGAGTTGGCGATAGCCGTGGCCGGCGAAGCAGGATGGCCATTGGCTTGGAGCTGGGCCAACATCCCGGTCTGGTGGGACACACCCAAGGAGGGGCAAAACATCCGCTTGTTCCTCTGCGACCCGGGTCGGGAGCAGGAAATCGTCAACACCTTGGGCAAGGGCTTCGGATGCGGCGAAATTCCCTTACGGGCGTGGTGGGCAGAAGAAGGGCCTTTCACGCTAAGGGGGGTAACCACGTGGTTTTTCACCCGCCAGGCGTGGTCGCCGGTGGGATTTCAGTCGGTAACCGTTTGCCGTATCCTCCCGGAACCTCCCGCCGGCTCTTCGGCACCGTAAGCTTGCCGGCAGCGGGTAGAATCCCCGCCGGGAGGGGTCATGGTTTTAGCGGTTCGGGCTGCTTTGGAAGCGCTGCTGCAAGAAGAGCTCAGCCTCCGGGGTTTTGAGGTTTCCCCACGGGTGGAGGTGCCGCCCCGTCGGGAGCTGGGGGATCTGGCGTGGGCGGGGGCTCTGGCCCTGGCCAAGAGCCTGGGAAAGCCACCACGGGGCCTGGCTCAGGAGCTGGCCAAATCCCTGGAGGCCAAGCTGCAGCAGGCTGAAGGGCCCCTGGGCTTGCTGGAGCCCAAAGTTTCCGTGGAAGGCCCCGGCTTTTTGAACTTCCACCTCCGGCGCGGCCCGGTGGTGGGCCAAGCTCTGCAGGCCGGCTTTCACGAAACGCCAGAGCGGCCGGCCAAGATCATCGTCGAGCACACCAACATCAACCCCAACAAGGCCGCCCACATTGGGCATCTGCGCAACGCGGTGCTGGGCGACGTGCTGGCCCGCTGCTTGCGGTTTTTGGGCTACCCCGTAGAGGTGCAGAACTACATTGACGACACCGGCGTGCAGGTGGCGGATGTGGTGGTGGGTTTTGTGTTTTTGCCGGAGGCCGAGCTGTTGGAGGCGGTTCGCCAGGTTTGGCCTTCCCCTTCCTCGCGCCGGGAGGTGCTGGAGGAGTTTGCCAAAAGAAAGCGGGAGAACCGCCTGGTGGTGGAGGCCTTGGGAGAAGCCGATTTCGATGACCTCTGCTGGCAGCTTTACCCCCAGGTCACCCGCTGGTACGAGCAGAACCCCGAAGCCAGCGCCAGAAGGACCGAGGTCCTGCACGCCCTGGAGGGCGGCGCTCCCGAAAGCCTCAGTCTGGAGGAGGCGGTGGCAGCCCTTGCCGCCGGCAACCAAGACCCGCAAGCCCTGGCCCGGCTGGGAGCGGCTGTCGCCGAGACCAACCTGCGCTGCCATTTGCTCACCATGGGCCGGCTGGGGGTGGCCTACGACGTGCTGCCCCACGAGTCGGACATCCTGCGCCGGGGCTTTTGGCAACGGGCCTTTGAGCTCTTGCAAGAGGCGGGTTGCATCCGCAAGGAAACCGATGGGAAGAACGCCGGCTGCTGGGTGATGAGCCTGGCGGATTCCCCGGAGTTTGCAGGCATGGCCGATGCCGACAAGATCCTGGTGCGCTCCAACGGCACCGTCACCTACACCGGCAAGGACATCGCCTACCAGCTCTGGAAGCTGGGGCTTCTGCGGGACCCCGACGGCACCTGCCACGACTTCGGCTACGTGCCCTTTGCCCGCTTCCACCAGGATGGCCCCGCAGCTCCGGTGCGCTACGGGGAAGGGCCCCGGGTGCTGTTCCGCACCTCGGCGGACCCCAACCAAAAACCGGAAAACG contains:
- the argS gene encoding arginine--tRNA ligase domain-containing protein translates to MVLAVRAALEALLQEELSLRGFEVSPRVEVPPRRELGDLAWAGALALAKSLGKPPRGLAQELAKSLEAKLQQAEGPLGLLEPKVSVEGPGFLNFHLRRGPVVGQALQAGFHETPERPAKIIVEHTNINPNKAAHIGHLRNAVLGDVLARCLRFLGYPVEVQNYIDDTGVQVADVVVGFVFLPEAELLEAVRQVWPSPSSRREVLEEFAKRKRENRLVVEALGEADFDDLCWQLYPQVTRWYEQNPEASARRTEVLHALEGGAPESLSLEEAVAALAAGNQDPQALARLGAAVAETNLRCHLLTMGRLGVAYDVLPHESDILRRGFWQRAFELLQEAGCIRKETDGKNAGCWVMSLADSPEFAGMADADKILVRSNGTVTYTGKDIAYQLWKLGLLRDPDGTCHDFGYVPFARFHQDGPAAPVRYGEGPRVLFRTSADPNQKPENASFGRGQKVYNVIDVRQSYPQKVVKEAVRALGFPESAENSIHFAYEMVALTPKAVHQLEAQTGTSFGLNPEEEKKPFVEMSGRRGLGVKADELLTTLVVEAKKAIRERLPEGESPADLESRARDIAVGALRYQMARQGRNRVLAFDFAEALAFEGDTGPYLQYSAVRAKKIFEKLAQAGLAGSPEEDAAALASTLLPNDLWELAFSCLRTPEVVEKAVASLEFSLLAGHARELAQTFHNLYHRYPVLHAENEQERAVRRAVFRLFLLTITTILEELLGIPVPAEM
- a CDS encoding flippase activity-associated protein Agl23; the encoded protein is MKRWEKVAWWLLGLAAVVSRFLFLGERVPHHDEAVHAHLARELLLLGKYQYDPTYHGPLQFYVMAPLMAVFGQNDFVVRIWAAVCGVGLVLAPALLRKRVGGSGALGMGVLMLFSPTLTYYSRFAREDAPVIFFTFAAAALLLAGQRHRRYALFPVAVLAALHLASKETFYVYLVVLAVAWCATWIRRPSYAWTTLQPWLKQNQTNLLAAFFLFLAVTLTLYTFFFRHPEDILFPVKAVVYWWGQHAQERVAGPAWYYLPRLALYEFAILGLAAGFYWQRRRRISATWRFFFFWGLVSLAMYAYLGEKVPWLALHQILPFLPPAGIALGRLVSRGAWRARMGVLVLFAATAWNTVQACFVNSAIEPSTGKAELLVYVQTVPSFKAIIEEGKQLAAQSGDELAIAVAGEAGWPLAWSWANIPVWWDTPKEGQNIRLFLCDPGREQEIVNTLGKGFGCGEIPLRAWWAEEGPFTLRGVTTWFFTRQAWSPVGFQSVTVCRILPEPPAGSSAP